In Equus quagga isolate Etosha38 chromosome 14, UCLA_HA_Equagga_1.0, whole genome shotgun sequence, one DNA window encodes the following:
- the ADAMTS10 gene encoding A disintegrin and metalloproteinase with thrombospondin motifs 10 isoform X4, protein MASACQILRWALTLGLGLMFEVTHAFRSQDEFLSSLESYEITFPTRVDHNGALLAFSPPAPRRQRRGTGPMAESRLFYKVAAPSTHFLLNLTRSPRLLAGHVSVEYWTREGLAWQRAARAHCLYAGHLQGQASSSHVAISTCGGLHGLIVADEEEYLIEPLQSGHKGARGPEESGPHVVYKRSSLRHPHLDTACGVRDEKPWKGRPWWLRTLKPPPARPLGNETERGQPGLKRSVSRERYVETLVVADKMMVAYHGRRDVEQYVLAIMNIVAKLFQDSSLGNIVNILVTRLILLTEDQPTLEITHHAGKSLDSFCKWQKSIVNRSGHGNAIPENGVANHDTAVLITRYDICIYKNKPCGTLGLAPVGGMCERERSCSINEDIGLATAFTIAHEIGHTFGMNHDGVGNSCGARGQDPAKLMAAHITMKTNPFVWSSCSRDYITSFLDSGLGLCLNNRPPRQDFVYPTVAPGQAYDADEQCRFQHGVKSRQCKYGEVCSELWCLSKSNRCITNSIPAAEGTLCQTHTIDKGWCYKRVCVPFGSRPEGVDGAWGPWTPWGDCSRTCGGGVSSSSRHCDSPRPTIGGKYCLGERRRHRSCNTDDCPPGSQDFREMQCSEFDSVPFRGKFYTWKTYRGGGVKACSLTCLAEGFNFYTERAAAVVDGTPCRPDTVDICVSGECKHVGCDRVLGSDVREDKCRVCGGDGSACETIEGVFSAALPGAGYEEVVWIPKGSVHIFIQDLNLSVSHLALKGDQESLLLEGLPGTPQPHRLPLAGTTFQLRQGPNNTQSLEALGPINASLIVMVLARTELPALRYRFNAPIARDALPPYSWHYAPWTKCSAQCAGARCRPWSVAISWTARPWPPTTAAPTASCPRDSEPVTQSPALPTGL, encoded by the exons ATGGCTTCCGCCTGCCAGATCCTCCGCTGGGCCCTCACCCTGGGGCTGGGCCTCATGTTCGAGGTCACGCACGCCTTCCGGTCTCAAG ATGAGTTCCTGTCCAGTCTGGAGAGCTATGAGATCACCTTCCCCACCCGAGTGGACCACAATGGGGCACTGCTGGCCTTCTCGCCCCCGGCCCCCCGGAGGCAGCGTCGGGGTACTGGGCCCATGGCAGAGTCCCGCCTCTTCTACAAGGTGGCTGCACCCAGCACCCACTTCCTGCTGAACCTGACCCGCAGCCCCCGCCTTCTGGCAGGGCATGTCTCCGTGGAGTACTGGACTCGAGAGGGCCTGGCCTGGCAGAGGGCCGCCCGGGCCCACTGCCTCTACGCTGGCCACCTGCAGGGCCAGGCCAGCAGCTCCCATGTGGCCATCAGCACCTGTGGGGGCCTG catggcctgattgTGGCAGATGAGGAAGAATACTTGATCGAGCCCCTGCAAAGTGGGCACAAGGGGGCCCGGGGCCCAGAGGAGAGTGGCCCCCATGTGGTGTACAAACGTTCCTCCCTGCGTCACCCCCACCTGGACACAGCCTGTGGAGTGAGAG ACGAGAAACCGTGGAAGGGGCGGCCGTGGTGGCTGCGCACCCTGAAGCCGCCGCCCGCCAGGCCCCTGGGCAATGAGACAGAGCGCGGCCAGCCAGGCCTGAAGCGCTCAGTCAGCCGAGAGCGCTACGTGGAGACCCTGGTGGTGGCTGACAAGATGATGGTAGCCTACCATGGGCGCCGAGACGTGGAGCAGTACGTGCTGGCCATCATGAACATT GTTGCCAAACTTTTCCAGGACTCAAGTCTGGGCAACATCGTTAATATCCTAGTGACACGCCTCATCCTGCTCACAGAGGACCAG CCCACCTTGGAGATCACCCACCATGCCGGGAAGTCCCTGGACAGCTTCTGTAAGTGGCAGAAATCCATCGTGAACCGCAGCGGCCATGGCAACGCCATTCCAGAGAACGGCGTGGCCAACCATGATACAGCGGTGCTCATCACGCG CTATGACATCTGCATCTACAAGAACAAACCTTGTGGCACACTAG GCTTGGCCCCCGTGGGCGGGATGTGCGAGCGGGAGAGAAGTTGCAGCATCAACGAGGACATTGGCCTGGCCACCGCATTCACCATCGCCCATGAGATCGGACACAC GTTTGGCATGAACCACGACGGCGTGGGGAACAGCTGCGGGGCCCGTGGCCAGGACCCGGCGAAGCTCATGGCCGCCCACATCACCATGAAGACCAACCCGTTCGTGTGGTCATCCTGCAGCCGCGACTACATCACCAGCTTTCTGGA CTcaggcctggggctctgcctgAACAACCGGCCCCCCAGACAGGACTTCGTGTACCCAACGGTGGCGCCCGGCCAGGCCTACGACGCCGACGAGCAGTGCCGCTTCCAGCATGGAGTCAAATCGCGTCAGTGTAAATACGGG GAGGTCTGCAGCGAGCTGTGGTGTCTGAGCAAGAGCAACCGGTGCATCACCAACAGCATCCCGGCCGCCGAGGGCACGCTGTGCCAGACACACACCATCGACAAGGGG TGGTGTTATAAGCGGGTGTGCGTCCCCTTCGGGTCGCGGCCCGAGGGCGTGGATGGGGCCTGGGGCCCGTGGACCCCGTGGGGCGACTGCAGCCGGACGTGCGGCGGTGGCGTGTCCTCTTCCAGCCGTCACTGTGACAGTCCCAG GCCAACCATCGGGGGCAAGTACTGCCTGGGCGAAAGGCGGCGGCACCGCTCCTGCAACACTGAT GACTGTCCCCCAGGCTCCCAGgacttcagggaaatgcaatgcTCCGAATTTGACAGCGTCCCGTTCCGTGGAAAATTCTACACGTGGAAGACGTACCGAGGAG GGGGCGTGAAGGCCTGCTCCCTCACGTGCCTGGCCGAAGGCTTCAACTTCTACACTGAGAGGGCAGCGGCGGTGGTGGATGGAACGCCCTGCCGCCCGGACACGGTGGACATTTGCGTCAGCGGCGAGTGCAAG CACGTGGGCTGCGACCGGGTCCTGGGCTCCGACGTGCGCGAGGACAAGTGCCGGGTGTGCGGGGGCGACGGCAGTGCGTGCGAAACCATCGAGGGGGTCTTCAGCGCAGCCCTGCCTGGGGCCG GGTACGAGGAAGTCGTCTGGATCCCCAAAGGCTCCGTCCACATTTTCATCCAGGACCTGAACCTCTCCGTCAGTCACCTGG CCCTGAAGGGGGACCAGGAGTCCTTGCTGCTGGAGGGGCTGCCCGGGACCCCCCAACCCCACCGCCTGCCCCTGGCTGGGACCACCTTTCAGCTGCGACAGGGGCCAAATAACACGCAGAGCTTAGAAGCCCTGGGACCCATTAATGCATCTCTCATCGTCATG GTACTGGCCCGGACAGAGCTGCCTGCCCTCCGCTACCGCTTCAACGCGCCCATCGCCCGCGACGCGCTGCCCCCCTACTCCTGGCACTATGCGCCCTGGACCAAGTGCTCAGCCCAGTGTGCGGGCG CCAGGTGCAGGCCGTGGAGTGTCGCAA
- the ADAMTS10 gene encoding A disintegrin and metalloproteinase with thrombospondin motifs 10 isoform X5 produces the protein MASACQILRWALTLGLGLMFEVTHAFRSQDEFLSSLESYEITFPTRVDHNGALLAFSPPAPRRQRRGTGPMAESRLFYKVAAPSTHFLLNLTRSPRLLAGHVSVEYWTREGLAWQRAARAHCLYAGHLQGQASSSHVAISTCGGLHGLIVADEEEYLIEPLQSGHKGARGPEESGPHVVYKRSSLRHPHLDTACGVRDEKPWKGRPWWLRTLKPPPARPLGNETERGQPGLKRSVSRERYVETLVVADKMMVAYHGRRDVEQYVLAIMNIVAKLFQDSSLGNIVNILVTRLILLTEDQPTLEITHHAGKSLDSFCKWQKSIVNRSGHGNAIPENGVANHDTAVLITRYDICIYKNKPCGTLGLAPVGGMCERERSCSINEDIGLATAFTIAHEIGHTFGMNHDGVGNSCGARGQDPAKLMAAHITMKTNPFVWSSCSRDYITSFLDSGLGLCLNNRPPRQDFVYPTVAPGQAYDADEQCRFQHGVKSRQCKYGEVCSELWCLSKSNRCITNSIPAAEGTLCQTHTIDKGWCYKRVCVPFGSRPEGVDGAWGPWTPWGDCSRTCGGGVSSSSRHCDSPRPTIGGKYCLGERRRHRSCNTDDCPPGSQDFREMQCSEFDSVPFRGKFYTWKTYRGGGVKACSLTCLAEGFNFYTERAAAVVDGTPCRPDTVDICVSGECKHVGCDRVLGSDVREDKCRVCGGDGSACETIEGVFSAALPGAGYEEVVWIPKGSVHIFIQDLNLSVSHLALKGDQESLLLEGLPGTPQPHRLPLAGTTFQLRQGPNNTQSLEALGPINASLIVMVLARTELPALRYRFNAPIARDALPPYSWHYAPWTKCSAQSRCRPWSVAISWTARPWPPTTAAPTASCPRDSEPVTQSPALPTGL, from the exons ATGGCTTCCGCCTGCCAGATCCTCCGCTGGGCCCTCACCCTGGGGCTGGGCCTCATGTTCGAGGTCACGCACGCCTTCCGGTCTCAAG ATGAGTTCCTGTCCAGTCTGGAGAGCTATGAGATCACCTTCCCCACCCGAGTGGACCACAATGGGGCACTGCTGGCCTTCTCGCCCCCGGCCCCCCGGAGGCAGCGTCGGGGTACTGGGCCCATGGCAGAGTCCCGCCTCTTCTACAAGGTGGCTGCACCCAGCACCCACTTCCTGCTGAACCTGACCCGCAGCCCCCGCCTTCTGGCAGGGCATGTCTCCGTGGAGTACTGGACTCGAGAGGGCCTGGCCTGGCAGAGGGCCGCCCGGGCCCACTGCCTCTACGCTGGCCACCTGCAGGGCCAGGCCAGCAGCTCCCATGTGGCCATCAGCACCTGTGGGGGCCTG catggcctgattgTGGCAGATGAGGAAGAATACTTGATCGAGCCCCTGCAAAGTGGGCACAAGGGGGCCCGGGGCCCAGAGGAGAGTGGCCCCCATGTGGTGTACAAACGTTCCTCCCTGCGTCACCCCCACCTGGACACAGCCTGTGGAGTGAGAG ACGAGAAACCGTGGAAGGGGCGGCCGTGGTGGCTGCGCACCCTGAAGCCGCCGCCCGCCAGGCCCCTGGGCAATGAGACAGAGCGCGGCCAGCCAGGCCTGAAGCGCTCAGTCAGCCGAGAGCGCTACGTGGAGACCCTGGTGGTGGCTGACAAGATGATGGTAGCCTACCATGGGCGCCGAGACGTGGAGCAGTACGTGCTGGCCATCATGAACATT GTTGCCAAACTTTTCCAGGACTCAAGTCTGGGCAACATCGTTAATATCCTAGTGACACGCCTCATCCTGCTCACAGAGGACCAG CCCACCTTGGAGATCACCCACCATGCCGGGAAGTCCCTGGACAGCTTCTGTAAGTGGCAGAAATCCATCGTGAACCGCAGCGGCCATGGCAACGCCATTCCAGAGAACGGCGTGGCCAACCATGATACAGCGGTGCTCATCACGCG CTATGACATCTGCATCTACAAGAACAAACCTTGTGGCACACTAG GCTTGGCCCCCGTGGGCGGGATGTGCGAGCGGGAGAGAAGTTGCAGCATCAACGAGGACATTGGCCTGGCCACCGCATTCACCATCGCCCATGAGATCGGACACAC GTTTGGCATGAACCACGACGGCGTGGGGAACAGCTGCGGGGCCCGTGGCCAGGACCCGGCGAAGCTCATGGCCGCCCACATCACCATGAAGACCAACCCGTTCGTGTGGTCATCCTGCAGCCGCGACTACATCACCAGCTTTCTGGA CTcaggcctggggctctgcctgAACAACCGGCCCCCCAGACAGGACTTCGTGTACCCAACGGTGGCGCCCGGCCAGGCCTACGACGCCGACGAGCAGTGCCGCTTCCAGCATGGAGTCAAATCGCGTCAGTGTAAATACGGG GAGGTCTGCAGCGAGCTGTGGTGTCTGAGCAAGAGCAACCGGTGCATCACCAACAGCATCCCGGCCGCCGAGGGCACGCTGTGCCAGACACACACCATCGACAAGGGG TGGTGTTATAAGCGGGTGTGCGTCCCCTTCGGGTCGCGGCCCGAGGGCGTGGATGGGGCCTGGGGCCCGTGGACCCCGTGGGGCGACTGCAGCCGGACGTGCGGCGGTGGCGTGTCCTCTTCCAGCCGTCACTGTGACAGTCCCAG GCCAACCATCGGGGGCAAGTACTGCCTGGGCGAAAGGCGGCGGCACCGCTCCTGCAACACTGAT GACTGTCCCCCAGGCTCCCAGgacttcagggaaatgcaatgcTCCGAATTTGACAGCGTCCCGTTCCGTGGAAAATTCTACACGTGGAAGACGTACCGAGGAG GGGGCGTGAAGGCCTGCTCCCTCACGTGCCTGGCCGAAGGCTTCAACTTCTACACTGAGAGGGCAGCGGCGGTGGTGGATGGAACGCCCTGCCGCCCGGACACGGTGGACATTTGCGTCAGCGGCGAGTGCAAG CACGTGGGCTGCGACCGGGTCCTGGGCTCCGACGTGCGCGAGGACAAGTGCCGGGTGTGCGGGGGCGACGGCAGTGCGTGCGAAACCATCGAGGGGGTCTTCAGCGCAGCCCTGCCTGGGGCCG GGTACGAGGAAGTCGTCTGGATCCCCAAAGGCTCCGTCCACATTTTCATCCAGGACCTGAACCTCTCCGTCAGTCACCTGG CCCTGAAGGGGGACCAGGAGTCCTTGCTGCTGGAGGGGCTGCCCGGGACCCCCCAACCCCACCGCCTGCCCCTGGCTGGGACCACCTTTCAGCTGCGACAGGGGCCAAATAACACGCAGAGCTTAGAAGCCCTGGGACCCATTAATGCATCTCTCATCGTCATG GTACTGGCCCGGACAGAGCTGCCTGCCCTCCGCTACCGCTTCAACGCGCCCATCGCCCGCGACGCGCTGCCCCCCTACTCCTGGCACTATGCGCCCTGGACCAAGTGCTCAGCCCAGT CCAGGTGCAGGCCGTGGAGTGTCGCAA